In a single window of the Methanolobus psychrophilus R15 genome:
- a CDS encoding cation efflux family protein, with the protein MKIFPGEPNSAHAGEHGTVDPLILSTEKGKKAVKTSFMGLVVIAAIQVVIVYISGSAALLADTFHNFSDAVTTVPLWIAFSIANRKPNRRFTYGYGRAEDVAGLAIVALILFSALFAAYNTIMLLLDPGTIAYVEVVALAGIVGFAGNEMIAQYRIKIGKEIGSAALMADGYHARSDGLTSLAVLLGAIGVWLGYPLADPIAAIFITFAILKVFWDSGKLVFGRLMDSVDPEVVDDILHAIGHVEMVLDITDVKVRWIGHRMHAEITIAVDSSLSVKEGHDITREVRNSLARHVTYLSGTTIHVEPEDASGKCSLQV; encoded by the coding sequence ATGAAAATATTTCCTGGTGAGCCAAACTCTGCACATGCAGGAGAGCATGGAACGGTCGATCCTTTGATCCTGAGCACGGAGAAAGGGAAAAAAGCCGTCAAAACATCTTTTATGGGCTTGGTTGTGATTGCAGCCATCCAGGTTGTCATTGTGTACATATCAGGCAGTGCAGCTCTGCTTGCAGATACATTCCATAATTTTAGCGATGCAGTGACTACAGTACCCCTATGGATAGCCTTTTCTATAGCTAACAGGAAACCAAACCGAAGGTTCACATACGGATATGGGCGTGCAGAGGATGTTGCAGGACTGGCCATAGTAGCCCTGATCCTATTCAGTGCATTGTTTGCTGCCTATAACACCATTATGCTCCTGCTTGATCCCGGAACCATAGCTTATGTGGAAGTTGTGGCCCTTGCAGGAATAGTGGGTTTTGCAGGCAATGAGATGATAGCGCAGTACAGGATAAAGATCGGGAAAGAAATAGGCAGCGCTGCACTGATGGCAGACGGATATCATGCCCGAAGTGATGGCCTGACAAGCCTGGCAGTCCTGCTGGGAGCCATCGGAGTCTGGCTTGGTTACCCGCTTGCAGACCCAATAGCTGCTATTTTTATAACCTTCGCCATATTGAAAGTTTTCTGGGACTCCGGTAAACTGGTGTTTGGCAGGCTGATGGATAGTGTCGATCCGGAAGTGGTTGATGATATATTGCATGCTATTGGCCATGTAGAAATGGTTCTGGACATAACCGATGTCAAGGTCAGATGGATAGGCCACAGGATGCATGCGGAAATAACAATTGCTGTAGATTCCAGCCTTTCTGTAAAGGAGGGTCACGACATAACCCGGGAAGTCAGGAACTCACTGGCCCGGCATGTGACATATCTTTCCGGCACGACAATTCATGTTGAACCTGAGGATGCCTCCGGCAAATGCAGTCTGCAGGTATGA